Proteins co-encoded in one Candidatus Stoquefichus sp. SB1 genomic window:
- a CDS encoding ROK family protein, translated as MNHLGIDIGGTYIKYALVNQDFLIIDKWKKPTHQFLTKDEFYDYLCQDIDVKDIDFVGVSTAGIIDADSNVLSKAADTICIMFQTNINQEIQKRLFRPVYAMNDARAAGLCELKFGNAKGSKISAYLIIGTGVGGCVFHGEKDFTGIDHLAGEFSFLPFAMKDGQIISLSHYASMSALIEIYNSKVSSDCYLQYGQDICHLYLKGNQTASEAMEEWCRNIIFALNTMVICYNPEIICIGGGISEEDWFIKKIQDMFASSLPKRVKHLITTKVERCAYHNDANILGAVANAYQNIKEI; from the coding sequence ATGAATCATTTAGGAATTGATATTGGTGGAACATATATTAAATATGCATTGGTGAATCAAGATTTTTTAATTATTGATAAATGGAAGAAACCAACTCATCAATTTCTTACGAAAGATGAGTTCTATGATTATCTCTGTCAAGATATTGATGTCAAGGATATTGATTTTGTAGGAGTAAGTACAGCTGGTATTATTGATGCTGATTCAAATGTTTTATCTAAAGCAGCAGATACAATTTGTATTATGTTTCAAACAAATATTAATCAAGAGATTCAAAAGCGCTTATTTAGACCTGTCTATGCGATGAATGATGCCAGAGCAGCAGGATTATGTGAACTGAAATTTGGAAATGCCAAGGGAAGCAAGATAAGTGCTTATTTGATTATTGGAACTGGTGTAGGTGGATGTGTTTTTCATGGTGAAAAAGATTTTACGGGTATTGATCATTTAGCAGGCGAATTTTCTTTTTTACCATTTGCGATGAAAGATGGACAGATAATAAGTTTATCACATTATGCATCGATGTCTGCTTTAATTGAAATTTATAATAGTAAGGTTTCGTCAGATTGTTATTTACAATATGGTCAAGATATTTGTCATCTTTATTTAAAAGGAAATCAAACTGCTAGTGAGGCTATGGAGGAATGGTGTAGAAATATTATTTTTGCATTAAATACAATGGTTATCTGTTATAATCCAGAAATTATATGTATTGGTGGTGGAATTTCTGAAGAAGATTGGTTTATTAAAAAAATTCAAGATATGTTTGCAAGTTCTCTGCCTAAACGAGTGAAACATCTTATTACAACAAAAGTTGAACGTTGTGCTTATCATAATGACGCCAATATTTTAGGTGCTGTTGCTAATGCTTATCAGAATATAAAAGAAATATAA
- a CDS encoding ABC transporter ATP-binding protein produces the protein MSNILIEASNISKIYDPDIFLKRGKNYYALNNVNFQLEEGDFTCVMGPSGSGKSTLLNCLSTLDKISLGSIKIMDTDITSLNKEQLCQFRYDYLGFIFQNHNLIPYLSLFDNIAAPILLAHVDNKKIKEKVLEIAKTLDIDKLLDKFPGECSGGECQRAAIARALINNPKIIFCDEPTGNLDSKNSHRVLKLLSELNNQGTTILLVTHDAMIASYAKKMMYLYDGGIQSVIYKHHGSQMDFFKKINEITTQDSILKEFSEDKEDTSEKIEEVKVEQDKEIEAIKIVNKEKAFVSRQNVYMVIDGQPYDEQIAKRNTLFHIDGTHIRYMNQNNDEIEFDLTSIRQIHLNLKAQFVNFGLFSQFIFYPIVDMDSSEGTYLFKAKNKDDFIQIIQLFHQFNIPIDDPRQIEEAYKKYPKDYERTKFFQRTHKDLTQYDKADNVNGVTGKKIP, from the coding sequence ATGTCAAATATCTTAATAGAGGCCAGTAATATTTCAAAAATTTATGATCCTGATATTTTTCTAAAAAGAGGCAAGAATTACTATGCTTTAAATAATGTTAATTTTCAATTAGAAGAAGGTGACTTTACATGCGTCATGGGGCCTTCTGGTTCTGGTAAAAGTACTTTGCTTAACTGTTTATCAACTCTTGATAAAATTTCTTTAGGAAGTATAAAAATCATGGATACTGATATCACTTCTCTTAATAAAGAACAATTATGTCAATTCCGTTATGACTATCTTGGTTTTATCTTTCAGAACCATAATTTAATTCCTTATTTATCACTTTTTGATAACATTGCTGCACCTATTTTATTAGCTCATGTAGATAACAAAAAAATTAAAGAAAAAGTCTTAGAAATTGCTAAAACGCTTGATATTGATAAGTTGTTAGATAAATTCCCAGGTGAATGTTCTGGTGGAGAATGTCAAAGAGCTGCTATTGCAAGAGCATTAATCAATAATCCAAAAATTATATTTTGTGATGAACCTACTGGAAACCTTGATTCTAAGAACTCTCATCGTGTCTTAAAATTATTATCAGAATTAAACAATCAAGGAACAACAATCCTATTAGTGACACATGATGCAATGATTGCAAGTTATGCTAAAAAAATGATGTATCTTTATGACGGTGGCATTCAATCAGTTATTTATAAACACCATGGTTCACAGATGGACTTCTTTAAAAAAATCAATGAAATTACAACTCAAGATAGTATTTTAAAAGAGTTTTCTGAAGATAAAGAAGATACCTCTGAAAAGATCGAAGAAGTTAAAGTAGAACAAGACAAAGAGATAGAAGCGATAAAAATAGTCAATAAAGAAAAAGCCTTTGTCTCTAGACAAAATGTTTATATGGTTATTGATGGACAACCATATGATGAACAAATTGCGAAAAGAAATACTCTCTTTCATATTGATGGAACACATATTCGTTATATGAATCAGAATAATGATGAAATAGAATTTGATTTAACTTCTATTCGTCAAATTCACTTAAATCTAAAAGCTCAATTTGTTAACTTTGGTCTATTTAGTCAATTTATTTTCTACCCTATTGTTGATATGGATTCATCAGAAGGAACTTATCTTTTTAAAGCGAAAAATAAAGATGATTTCATTCAAATTATTCAATTATTCCATCAGTTTAATATTCCTATAGATGATCCACGTCAAATAGAAGAAGCTTATAAAAAATATCCTAAAGATTATGAACGAACAAAGTTTTTCCAAAGAACTCATAAAGATCTTACACAGTATGACAAAGCAGATAATGTTAACGGTGTAACTGGTAAAAAAATACCATAG
- a CDS encoding FtsX-like permease family protein, which produces MLTFIQRIYKNQKKEYHLLLVILTFLASFEFTFLAMYDAFTKMNFHWQVRSSLHGIPALASLVALMLCVFATKYFIANKQQEFSILLLAGRKPKDLLWYLLIQFVILMFIANLLAIIIGNGLMYLINMLLQMQSHYVLLNYSVVNVCFLIFWYMLFTLIVILAISAHQFVSLDTDLAKHLSQKTISNKPVYIIKASAVSSKRKMPWASIILSLVALYLTVDSLFKLTQFHLSITELLMAFTFALSGIFMLVMSVIPLFYDLFHHYLLKHPILMNGLSSFNEFSTIMLTLAALNMLILPILVFLIFFGATQSAVQSIIVPCFIMMIIMIALCFLLRFSIYISQRQSTLAAFHAIGYRSTLLNHIALIKNTLFLILVFVIPLLFMSELFYRAYQESLLSFNVIMIMMSVYFIVNSLLFIYTCVQESQSLKEVTQNVKYLNRGQ; this is translated from the coding sequence ATGTTAACATTTATCCAAAGGATTTATAAAAACCAAAAGAAAGAATATCACTTACTATTGGTGATTCTCACTTTTCTAGCATCATTTGAATTTACTTTTCTGGCAATGTATGATGCTTTTACGAAAATGAATTTTCATTGGCAGGTTCGTTCATCACTGCATGGTATTCCAGCTTTGGCATCGTTGGTTGCATTGATGTTGTGCGTGTTTGCAACAAAATATTTTATTGCAAATAAGCAACAGGAGTTTTCTATTTTATTACTCGCTGGTAGAAAGCCAAAGGATTTACTATGGTATTTGCTTATTCAGTTTGTTATTTTAATGTTTATAGCAAATTTATTAGCAATTATTATTGGAAATGGTCTTATGTATCTCATTAATATGCTTTTACAAATGCAAAGTCATTATGTTTTATTAAATTATTCTGTTGTAAATGTCTGTTTCTTAATTTTCTGGTATATGTTGTTTACGTTGATTGTAATCTTAGCTATTTCTGCTCATCAATTTGTTAGTCTTGATACTGATTTAGCAAAACATCTTTCACAAAAAACAATCTCGAATAAACCTGTTTATATTATTAAAGCAAGTGCTGTATCATCTAAAAGAAAAATGCCATGGGCGAGTATTATATTGAGTTTAGTTGCTCTTTATTTAACAGTTGATTCACTATTCAAACTCACTCAATTTCATTTATCTATAACAGAGTTATTAATGGCTTTTACCTTTGCATTATCTGGAATATTTATGCTTGTCATGTCAGTTATTCCTTTGTTTTATGATTTATTTCATCATTATTTATTAAAGCATCCAATATTGATGAATGGTCTTTCTAGTTTTAATGAATTTTCAACAATCATGTTAACTTTAGCAGCATTAAATATGTTAATATTACCTATTTTAGTTTTCTTAATCTTCTTTGGAGCAACTCAAAGTGCTGTTCAATCGATTATTGTTCCATGTTTTATCATGATGATTATTATGATTGCTTTATGTTTCTTATTAAGATTCTCAATTTATATTTCCCAAAGGCAATCAACACTCGCTGCTTTTCATGCCATTGGTTATCGTTCAACACTATTAAATCATATAGCCCTTATAAAAAATACGCTCTTTTTAATTCTTGTCTTTGTGATTCCATTGCTCTTTATGAGTGAGTTGTTCTATCGTGCATATCAGGAAAGTTTATTATCTTTTAATGTCATTATGATTATGATGAGCGTTTATTTCATTGTAAATAGTCTATTATTTATTTATACTTGCGTACAAGAAAGTCAATCTTTAAAGGAGGTTACACAAAATGTCAAATATCTTAATAGAGGCCAGTAA
- a CDS encoding DegV family protein, whose translation MKIITDTGSLYSPEEGRKIGIDVLPLNVMVDHKNYQEYVDIQSSEFIEIVKQGHVPTSSQPAIGVTMETFEKYPDEEILVINMADGLSGTYQSTLGAKESIDNNENIHVINSMTLCGPERYLVEKAVQLKDEGLSLDHIMKELHKSIAAEKSFLIPQDFGFLKRGGRLTPLAATVGGMLKITPIMTTTKDAKRLEKFAMKKTFKSAIKEIIKAFQEMGVNEDYKIYVTHAGVLEQAQAAMAQIQEAFMNTVIELYELSPAFITQGGPGCIAIQTIRK comes from the coding sequence ATGAAGATTATTACAGACACAGGTTCACTATACTCGCCTGAAGAAGGAAGAAAAATAGGTATTGATGTATTACCACTTAATGTGATGGTAGATCATAAAAATTATCAGGAATATGTAGATATTCAAAGTTCAGAATTTATTGAAATTGTTAAACAGGGACATGTACCAACATCATCTCAACCTGCTATAGGTGTGACAATGGAGACTTTTGAAAAGTATCCAGATGAAGAGATTTTGGTTATCAATATGGCTGATGGTTTATCTGGAACATATCAAAGTACATTAGGTGCAAAAGAAAGTATAGACAATAATGAGAATATACATGTTATTAATTCAATGACATTATGTGGACCAGAAAGATACCTTGTTGAAAAGGCAGTGCAATTAAAAGATGAAGGATTATCACTAGATCATATCATGAAAGAACTACATAAAAGTATTGCTGCTGAAAAATCATTTTTAATTCCACAAGATTTTGGCTTTCTAAAACGTGGTGGACGTTTAACACCTTTGGCTGCAACAGTTGGAGGTATGTTAAAAATCACACCAATTATGACTACAACCAAAGATGCAAAACGATTAGAAAAATTTGCAATGAAAAAAACATTTAAAAGTGCAATTAAAGAAATCATTAAAGCTTTTCAGGAAATGGGTGTTAATGAGGACTATAAGATTTATGTGACTCATGCTGGTGTATTGGAACAGGCTCAAGCAGCAATGGCACAAATTCAGGAAGCATTTATGAATACAGTGATTGAACTTTATGAATTATCTCCAGCTTTTATTACTCAAGGCGGACCTGGTTGTATAGCAATTCAGACAATTAGAAAATAA
- a CDS encoding CapA family protein, translating to MKKIKLCLCTLLFLTACQTKKEPVTSQSAIQNVHCTFVGDLLYEQPYYDWIEKDSQDKGYYDLVRPIFQKDDLSIANLETPIGGTELKTSGIGYSFNASREIGEQVASLGLEVVSTANNHANDRGNQGIDNTLDFLQEKNILAVGTYHNQKERQQGKYQTINGIRFGYVSYTYATNQIVSEKNQSKVGLFNRPSDRKFTSEYKAILKKEIEETRQNCDVLIAMMHWGTEFTYQISKQQKEVSQFISDLGVDIIIGNHPHCSQTMEWINNNKTLCMYSLGNFISADHVVDRTNQEFKNAYNVSMMVTLDVVKEDNQISIQNIDYVPIINYYDSKLKNFKLIPYNQYTEEFEKSHYHYKNGFTKKWIEKTYQKLIPQKLQNQIILKI from the coding sequence ATGAAAAAAATAAAATTATGTTTATGTACTCTCTTGTTTTTAACTGCTTGTCAGACAAAAAAAGAGCCAGTTACATCACAATCAGCAATTCAAAATGTTCATTGTACTTTTGTTGGTGATTTATTATATGAACAACCTTACTATGATTGGATTGAAAAAGATTCTCAAGATAAAGGATATTATGATCTTGTTAGACCTATTTTTCAAAAAGATGATTTATCAATTGCAAATTTAGAGACACCTATCGGTGGAACTGAATTAAAAACATCAGGTATTGGTTACTCTTTTAATGCATCACGTGAAATTGGTGAACAAGTCGCATCATTGGGTTTGGAAGTTGTATCAACTGCTAATAATCATGCGAATGATAGAGGCAATCAAGGAATTGATAATACTTTGGATTTCTTACAAGAAAAAAATATTTTAGCAGTTGGAACATATCATAATCAAAAAGAACGTCAACAAGGTAAATATCAAACAATTAATGGTATTCGTTTCGGCTATGTTTCTTATACATATGCAACAAATCAAATCGTGAGTGAAAAAAATCAATCTAAAGTGGGATTATTTAATCGACCAAGTGATAGAAAATTCACATCTGAATATAAAGCTATTCTTAAAAAAGAAATAGAAGAAACACGCCAAAACTGTGATGTATTGATTGCTATGATGCATTGGGGAACTGAATTCACTTATCAAATTTCTAAACAACAAAAAGAAGTCTCTCAGTTTATAAGTGATTTAGGTGTAGATATTATTATCGGTAATCATCCTCATTGTTCACAAACAATGGAATGGATCAATAATAATAAAACATTATGTATGTATTCTTTAGGGAATTTTATTTCTGCTGACCATGTCGTTGATCGTACCAATCAGGAATTCAAAAATGCTTATAATGTTTCTATGATGGTTACACTTGATGTTGTTAAAGAGGATAACCAGATATCTATTCAAAATATTGATTATGTACCTATTATCAATTATTACGATAGTAAATTAAAGAATTTTAAACTTATTCCTTATAACCAATATACTGAGGAATTTGAAAAATCACATTATCACTATAAAAATGGTTTTACAAAAAAATGGATTGAAAAAACATATCAAAAACTCATTCCACAAAAACTACAAAATCAAATTATTCTCAAAATATGA
- a CDS encoding glycoside hydrolase family 1 protein, with protein sequence MSFPKGFYWGGATAANQLEGGWQEGGKGISCPDVCTGGTATTSKRITPVLEEGTFYPSHDAIDHYHRYKEDIALFAEMGFKMYRFSIAWTRIFPNGDESEPNEAGLKFYEDLIDECLKYNIEPLITISHYEVPFNLTKKWNSWADRRMIDCYLNFCKAIFTRYKGKVKYWLTFNEINSATAKMGAFLSQGILNEIKPMEFMDQVDVANNRFQGLHHQFVASAKAVKMAHEIDPNYQVGCMQIMATSYGLTCNPADQIANQQQNHLMNWFCSDVQCRGKYPAYMDRYFKENNITVNKEPGDDEILAAGPVDFYTCSYYMSNCQTADPEKQKAGKGNILGGVPNPYLKASDWGWQIDPEGLRYSLNEIYDRYQLPIFVVENGLGAYDKIDEDGKVRDDYRVDYLRSHIQQMHEAVLDGVDLRGYTPWGCIDLVSASTGEMAKRYGFIFVERYDDGTGDFARRRKESFYWYKKVIETNGEDLG encoded by the coding sequence ATGAGTTTTCCAAAAGGATTTTATTGGGGTGGCGCAACTGCTGCTAATCAATTAGAAGGTGGCTGGCAAGAAGGTGGTAAAGGTATCTCTTGTCCAGATGTTTGTACTGGTGGAACTGCTACAACAAGTAAAAGAATTACACCTGTTTTAGAAGAAGGAACTTTTTATCCATCACATGATGCAATTGATCATTATCATCGTTATAAAGAGGATATTGCTTTATTTGCTGAAATGGGATTTAAGATGTATCGTTTCTCTATTGCATGGACAAGAATTTTCCCAAATGGTGATGAAAGTGAACCTAATGAAGCAGGATTAAAATTTTATGAAGATTTAATTGATGAATGTTTAAAATATAATATTGAACCATTAATTACGATTTCTCACTATGAAGTACCTTTTAACTTAACAAAAAAATGGAATTCATGGGCTGATAGAAGAATGATTGATTGTTATTTAAACTTCTGTAAAGCTATTTTTACACGTTATAAAGGAAAAGTAAAATATTGGTTAACATTTAATGAAATTAATAGTGCAACTGCAAAAATGGGAGCATTCTTATCACAAGGAATTTTAAATGAAATTAAACCAATGGAGTTTATGGACCAAGTTGATGTTGCAAATAATCGTTTCCAAGGGTTACATCATCAATTTGTTGCAAGTGCAAAAGCTGTTAAAATGGCACATGAAATTGATCCAAATTATCAAGTAGGATGTATGCAAATTATGGCAACAAGTTATGGATTAACTTGTAATCCGGCTGATCAAATTGCTAATCAACAACAAAATCATTTAATGAATTGGTTCTGTAGTGATGTACAATGCCGTGGAAAATATCCAGCATATATGGATAGATATTTTAAAGAGAATAATATTACAGTTAATAAAGAACCAGGTGATGATGAAATTTTAGCTGCTGGTCCGGTTGATTTTTATACATGTTCTTATTATATGTCAAATTGTCAGACTGCTGATCCTGAAAAACAAAAAGCAGGAAAAGGAAATATTTTAGGTGGGGTTCCTAATCCTTATTTAAAAGCAAGTGATTGGGGATGGCAAATTGATCCAGAAGGATTACGCTATTCATTAAATGAAATTTATGATCGTTATCAACTTCCTATTTTTGTTGTGGAAAATGGATTAGGTGCTTATGATAAAATTGATGAAGATGGTAAAGTCAGAGATGATTATCGTGTTGATTATTTAAGAAGTCATATTCAACAAATGCATGAAGCAGTATTAGATGGTGTTGATTTAAGAGGATATACACCTTGGGGATGTATTGATTTAGTTTCTGCTTCTACTGGTGAAATGGCAAAACGTTATGGTTTCATTTTTGTTGAAAGATATGATGATGGTACAGGTGATTTTGCAAGAAGAAGAAAAGAATCTTTTTATTGGTATAAAAAAGTCATTGAAACAAATGGTGAAGATTTAGGGTAG
- a CDS encoding GNAT family N-acetyltransferase: protein MIQEAKKEDLEAVYSLICELEQEKINPKHFQEVYNQGLESPYVEFYVYCHEGKVIGFISLYIHQYLHHHGNTGEIVELVVTPEYRGLRVGDRLLCHVEKIAKEKGLVELELSTSTYRKKAHRFYEAHGYLKNHYNYTKNI from the coding sequence ATGATTCAAGAAGCAAAGAAAGAAGATTTAGAAGCAGTTTATTCTTTAATATGTGAGTTAGAACAAGAAAAGATAAATCCAAAACATTTTCAAGAAGTCTATAATCAAGGATTAGAGAGTCCTTATGTTGAATTTTATGTTTATTGTCATGAAGGGAAAGTGATTGGTTTTATAAGTTTGTATATTCATCAATATTTACATCATCATGGCAATACAGGAGAGATTGTTGAATTGGTTGTGACACCTGAATATCGTGGCTTAAGAGTTGGTGATCGTTTATTGTGTCATGTTGAAAAAATAGCTAAAGAAAAAGGGTTAGTTGAGCTGGAACTTTCAACATCAACGTACAGAAAAAAAGCCCATCGCTTCTATGAAGCACATGGGTATTTGAAAAATCATTACAACTATACAAAAAATATTTAA
- a CDS encoding SanA/YdcF family protein, producing the protein MNFIKKSFIIIGILILIGVISIAGINFYMCHSTQKQFSSDIKDADCILVLGAGIRNGKPTPMLNDRLEQAISLYQDKKAPKIIMSGDHGKDDYNEVGVMKQFAIDKGIPSNDIFMDHAGFSTYESLYRAKEIFQAKKVIIVTQDYHLYRALYIANQLGIEAVGVSSNPRDYSGQAMRDVREVAARCKDFLTCIFKPEPTYLGDAFPVNGNGDDTNDVAF; encoded by the coding sequence ATGAATTTTATAAAAAAAAGTTTTATTATTATAGGTATTCTTATCTTGATTGGAGTTATAAGTATTGCAGGTATTAATTTTTATATGTGTCATTCAACCCAAAAACAATTCAGTAGTGATATCAAGGATGCTGATTGTATTTTGGTACTAGGAGCAGGTATTCGTAATGGCAAACCAACACCTATGTTAAATGATAGACTTGAACAGGCAATATCTCTTTACCAGGATAAAAAAGCACCTAAAATAATTATGAGTGGTGATCATGGAAAAGATGACTATAATGAAGTTGGTGTGATGAAACAGTTTGCAATAGATAAAGGTATTCCTTCTAATGATATCTTTATGGATCATGCTGGCTTTTCGACATATGAAAGTCTTTATCGAGCAAAAGAAATTTTTCAAGCAAAAAAGGTGATTATTGTCACACAGGACTATCACCTTTATAGAGCTTTATACATAGCCAATCAATTGGGTATTGAAGCAGTGGGAGTATCTTCTAACCCACGTGATTACTCAGGACAGGCTATGCGTGATGTACGCGAAGTCGCTGCACGTTGCAAAGATTTTCTAACATGTATTTTTAAACCCGAACCTACATATCTTGGTGATGCATTTCCAGTCAATGGAAATGGAGACGATACGAATGATGTTGCCTTTTAA
- a CDS encoding HAD family hydrolase, giving the protein MIKAVIFDMDGLMIDSERVTYVCYVKILAKMGLSMSEDFYKTLLGKTLPTAYQLMFDEYGNDFPMDQVLNDVHMLMDDIFIKEGVPLKQGLVELLTYLKDNDYKTIVATSSTRHRMERLLTMADVYKYFDNSICGDEVTHGKPHPEVFLKACEKINIVPSEAIVLEDSEAGIEAAHTAQIPVICIPDMKYPEPAFVQMTSQIFHSLDNVIDFLKQSN; this is encoded by the coding sequence ATGATAAAAGCAGTAATATTTGATATGGATGGTTTAATGATTGATAGTGAAAGAGTGACATATGTTTGTTATGTCAAAATATTAGCCAAGATGGGTCTTTCAATGTCAGAAGATTTTTATAAAACATTATTAGGTAAGACTCTCCCTACTGCCTATCAATTAATGTTTGATGAATATGGAAATGATTTTCCAATGGATCAGGTTTTAAATGATGTTCATATGCTTATGGATGATATTTTTATAAAAGAAGGTGTTCCTTTAAAACAAGGATTGGTTGAATTATTAACATATCTTAAAGACAATGATTATAAGACAATAGTTGCTACATCTAGTACAAGACATAGAATGGAACGTTTATTGACTATGGCAGATGTGTATAAATATTTCGATAATTCTATTTGTGGTGATGAAGTGACACATGGTAAACCTCATCCTGAAGTCTTTTTAAAAGCTTGTGAAAAGATCAATATTGTTCCATCAGAGGCAATTGTTTTAGAAGATAGTGAAGCTGGAATTGAAGCAGCACATACTGCTCAAATTCCTGTTATTTGTATTCCTGACATGAAATATCCAGAACCCGCATTTGTTCAAATGACAAGTCAAATATTTCATTCATTAGATAATGTTATAGATTTTTTAAAACAATCAAATTAA
- the prfA gene encoding peptide chain release factor 1: protein MNNMIERLETIARRYEELNEILMDPSIASDINKMTEASKEQATLETAYHLYQEYKKVLSGIEEAKELLKESDPEIQEMAELELSELEEKKPQIEEKLHLELIPKDPNDNKNVIVEVRGAAGGDEGNIFAGDLYRMYVKYAESQGWKVEIMEAQESDAGGYSLISFMVKGEGAYSRLKFESGSHRVQRVPKTETQGRIHTSTATVLVMPEAEEVDFHLDPGDLRIDTYRASGAGGQHINKTDSAVRITHLPTGTVTTSQDGRSQHDNKDKAMRAMRSKLYEMKLREQEEALGSERRSKIGSGDRSEKIRTYNYPQNRVTDHRIGLTIQQLDRIMEGKLDDIIEALMNEEQRLKLAGEND, encoded by the coding sequence ATGAATAATATGATAGAAAGATTGGAAACAATTGCAAGAAGATATGAAGAATTAAATGAAATCTTAATGGATCCTAGCATTGCTAGTGATATTAATAAGATGACAGAAGCATCTAAAGAACAGGCAACACTTGAAACTGCTTATCATTTATATCAAGAATATAAGAAAGTATTAAGTGGAATTGAAGAAGCAAAAGAATTATTAAAAGAAAGTGATCCAGAAATTCAGGAAATGGCGGAATTAGAGTTAAGTGAGTTAGAAGAAAAGAAACCTCAAATTGAAGAAAAACTCCATTTAGAATTGATTCCAAAGGATCCAAATGATAATAAGAATGTTATTGTGGAAGTGCGTGGTGCTGCTGGTGGTGATGAAGGAAATATTTTTGCAGGTGATTTATATAGAATGTATGTGAAATATGCTGAATCACAAGGCTGGAAAGTAGAAATTATGGAAGCTCAAGAATCAGATGCAGGGGGATATTCATTAATTTCTTTTATGGTTAAAGGTGAAGGGGCTTATTCAAGATTGAAATTTGAATCAGGTTCTCATCGTGTTCAACGTGTTCCTAAGACAGAAACACAAGGACGTATCCATACGTCTACAGCTACAGTTCTTGTTATGCCTGAAGCTGAAGAAGTTGATTTTCATTTAGATCCTGGTGATTTAAGAATTGATACATATCGTGCATCAGGTGCAGGTGGACAGCATATTAATAAAACAGATTCTGCTGTTCGTATTACCCATCTTCCAACAGGAACAGTGACGACTTCTCAAGATGGACGTAGCCAGCATGATAATAAAGATAAAGCGATGCGAGCAATGCGTTCAAAACTTTATGAAATGAAACTTCGCGAACAAGAAGAAGCATTAGGAAGTGAAAGACGTAGTAAAATTGGAAGTGGTGATCGTAGTGAGAAAATTAGAACTTATAATTATCCACAAAATCGTGTCACTGATCATCGCATTGGTTTAACAATTCAGCAGTTGGATCGTATTATGGAAGGTAAGTTAGATGATATTATTGAAGCTTTGATGAATGAGGAACAAAGATTAAAGCTAGCAGGAGAAAATGATTAA
- the prmC gene encoding peptide chain release factor N(5)-glutamine methyltransferase — protein MTIRELIRQSEAMLDEKDKDCNVAKVLFYHLANTEPHQLYLMMDEEVDQDLLKEFQAGMKRYMDGEPIQYVKGKETFFSRDFIVNENVLIPRYETEELVENILYKIDDYFDAYEKIDLCDIGTGSGAIAISLALEEKRLNVVATDISHEALEVAKLNAEALNANVQFFQGDMLAPLIERDMKVDIFVSNPPYIPSQQDIESVVKDNEPHVALFGGQDGLYFYRKIFSQVKTILNKRALLAFEMGFDQRELMQEAVESYFPDTPYEIIKDINGKDRMLFIYYHLKG, from the coding sequence ATGACAATAAGAGAGTTAATTCGTCAAAGTGAAGCTATGCTAGATGAAAAAGATAAAGATTGCAATGTAGCAAAAGTATTATTTTATCATCTTGCTAATACAGAACCTCATCAATTATATTTAATGATGGATGAGGAAGTTGATCAAGATCTTTTAAAAGAATTTCAGGCTGGTATGAAAAGATATATGGATGGAGAACCTATTCAATATGTAAAAGGGAAAGAAACATTTTTTTCCAGAGATTTTATTGTCAATGAAAATGTTTTGATTCCGCGTTATGAAACGGAAGAACTGGTAGAAAATATTTTATATAAGATAGATGATTATTTTGATGCATATGAAAAGATTGATTTATGTGATATTGGTACTGGTTCAGGAGCAATTGCCATTTCTTTAGCTTTAGAAGAAAAGCGCTTGAATGTTGTAGCAACGGATATCAGTCATGAAGCGTTAGAAGTCGCTAAATTAAATGCTGAAGCCTTAAATGCCAATGTCCAATTTTTTCAGGGAGATATGTTAGCACCTTTAATTGAAAGAGACATGAAGGTTGATATTTTTGTATCAAATCCACCTTATATTCCATCACAGCAGGATATTGAAAGTGTTGTCAAAGATAATGAACCACATGTTGCTTTATTTGGTGGTCAAGATGGTTTGTATTTCTATCGTAAGATTTTTTCTCAGGTTAAAACAATTTTAAATAAAAGAGCTTTATTAGCTTTTGAAATGGGATTTGATCAACGTGAATTGATGCAAGAAGCAGTAGAGTCTTATTTTCCAGATACTCCTTATGAAATTATCAAAGATATCAATGGAAAAGATCGCATGTTATTTATTTACTATCATTTAAAAGGATAG